GCAGATTCTGTATTAAAGTTTTCATCAAAACGTTGATTACTTAAGTTGATATAATCAACCATTAACTGCAAGGCATCAATCCCCACTTCTGGCATGGAAGAGTGAACAGTTTTCCCATGGGCAATAATTTCATATTGGATAGATCCTTTATGGGCATATACCACTGACTCACTTCCTGATGGTTCTGCAATTAAAAAGCCATCTGCATCATCTAAATAACCTGCTTCGACTAATTGTTTCGACCCATACATGCCAATTTCTTCACCAACCGTTAGGGCTAAGCGTAGGCAACCTTTAAAATTGGCGCCGGCTTCCTTTAATTCAATGGCAGCCAAAACCAAGTCAACCAAACCAGACTTCATATCTGAAGTCCCCCTGCCATAGATTTTTCCATCATGAATCTCTCCAGCAAAAGGCGGATAGGTCCAGTCACTATGGTCGCCTGCAGATACGACATCAAAATGCCCTGAATAGACCAAGACCTTTCCTTCTCCACCTTCACTACCATAGATATTGGCAATAAGTGAAGAACGTCCAGCTTGGTATTCAATAATTTCGCTCTCAATACCATACTTAGCCAGTAAGCGGCTAAAATATTCAGCGACTTCTGCCTCTTGATCATTTTCACTTTCAATTGCTAATACGTCGCGTAAAATTTGTAATTTTTCCTCATCCGTAAACAGCATAAGAATGCCTCCTTTATTATGTTACAAATTCTTATTCAAAATCGTTTATTTTTTTAATAATACCATAAAAAGGAAAAATTGGTTAGATATTCTTACATAAAAAATAGTTTAAAATGAATAAAATCTAGCTAAAAATAAAAAGAGCCCATGGTCTAACCATGAGCTCACAGTGTCTATAACCTACTTAATCGCTTATTTAGCTGGGAAGATTACGCCACCTAATTGACGACCACCAGCATCCCCTGTAGGTTGGGAAATATAGTCATCTGCACCAGTGTGTACAATTAGGGCTGTCCCGTTACCTTCATTATGAAGGGAATATTTAGCATCCTCTTTTAGAGAAAGGCCTTCAATTTCGTAGACTCCTTTAAAGTCACCACTAGCAGGAACTTCAATGTTTGGTAAGTCACCTAAGTGAGGACCATTTTCTGATTTTTTACCATGGTCAACACCTGTTGGGTTGAAGTGACTTTTTGCATCAGCAAATTCTTCTTCTGGAGATGCAGCACCATATTCGTGAATGTGCATTGCAAATTCACCTTCTGGTAAACCGTGAAAATCTACAGTAACTTTTACCTTACCGTCGCCTTCTTCAAAGGTAGCGGTACCTGAATCTTCACCTTTTTGATTAAGCATGTTAACAACAACTTTTTCATCTGACATATGCAAAACTCCTTTCCTCTTTAACTACTCTCATCATATCATTTTTATTTGATAAAGAACAAATAATATGCTTCATTACCACTCTTGACTGGAAAGATAGCGCTGGCGTTTATTTTCCAGTTCAGGGATATTTTCTGCCATAAAGTGATTCCAAAGTTTTTGGCTGTTACCGTGCCGGGCAATGATATTGTTATCTGACTTATTTTCACTATCACTTGCTTCCATACGAACTTGGTAGTCATCCCACACCACTTCGAGGAATTGGTCCAGATCTTCTACAGTAACATCATTATTTAGGCGATAATTATTGGCTTGACGTATCAAGGTTTCCTTTTGTCGGTCACTATCAAATGCAGCTAAATAGCCATGAATGACCATGTAGAAAGCAATTTCATCATTAATCCCTTT
This genomic stretch from Aerococcus mictus harbors:
- a CDS encoding superoxide dismutase family protein; protein product: MSDEKVVVNMLNQKGEDSGTATFEEGDGKVKVTVDFHGLPEGEFAMHIHEYGAASPEEEFADAKSHFNPTGVDHGKKSENGPHLGDLPNIEVPASGDFKGVYEIEGLSLKEDAKYSLHNEGNGTALIVHTGADDYISQPTGDAGGRQLGGVIFPAK
- a CDS encoding ArgE/DapE family deacylase → MLFTDEEKLQILRDVLAIESENDQEAEVAEYFSRLLAKYGIESEIIEYQAGRSSLIANIYGSEGGEGKVLVYSGHFDVVSAGDHSDWTYPPFAGEIHDGKIYGRGTSDMKSGLVDLVLAAIELKEAGANFKGCLRLALTVGEEIGMYGSKQLVEAGYLDDADGFLIAEPSGSESVVYAHKGSIQYEIIAHGKTVHSSMPEVGIDALQLMVDYINLSNQRFDENFNTESAYNADLGKTLNVNTVIEGGTQINSVAGLVKMKANTRTVPEAGNDLVLSIINDCIEELNAKSEGYLELNLLQDNPPATSTEDNDLIKAIQSSVSHELELTVTGGATDASNFGQIGEDYDLAVYGPGEPSVAHQENEYVSLDKFLAFVDIYKETALNYLK